A region of Triticum dicoccoides isolate Atlit2015 ecotype Zavitan unplaced genomic scaffold, WEW_v2.0 scaffold152538, whole genome shotgun sequence DNA encodes the following proteins:
- the LOC119344080 gene encoding negative regulator of systemic acquired resistance SNI1-like — protein sequence MVLFQYLVRTLEADFIPRHIAYKESLDWVIIRESVLNVLLGSRKLVFKMFVKNCISLLNQHQREIEDDISSKSASDLDSSLTFSLLEFEREALISVKKLFIMVINLDLIRKEADKLGLTSRADGLRNPILEVILEELTYNTIYLSPFLLVTANHCILLASYSFFMDILMLP from the exons ACTTGAGGCTGATTTTATACCTCGTCATATTGCATATAAAG AGTCATTAGACTGGGTGATCATCAGGGAATCTGTTTTAAACGTGCTTCTG GGATCGCGAAAACTGGTATTCAAAATGTTTGTCAAGAACTGCATATCACTTCTGAACCAACATCAGCGTGAAATTGAAGATGACATATCTTCTAAATCAGCATCTGATTTAGATTCTTCCTTAACCTTTTCATTGCTTGAGTTTGAAAGAGAAGCGCTTATATCCGTGAAAAAACTTTTCATTATG GTTATAAACCTTGACTTGATTAGGAAAGAAGCAGACAAATTGGGCCTGACTTCAAGGGCTGATGGCCTCAG GAATCCTATCCTGGAAGTTATTCTAGAGGAGCTAACTTACAACACAATCTACTTATCCCCATTTCTTTTGGTAACTGCAAACCACTGCATCCTTCTGGCCTCTTACTCATTTTTCATGGATATCTTAATGTTACCATAA